A region from the Longimicrobiaceae bacterium genome encodes:
- a CDS encoding chemotaxis protein CheC produces the protein MIDIRDLEAIQLDALREVANMGAGHAATALSQMTKSRIMITVPQLQVAPLEEVPELLTSSEEVVAAVLMHMLGDLTGRTLLIFPRNSAMRLSEILLHRPAGNSHVFGELEQSAIKEAGNILSAAYMNALSDFMGLMLLPSVPSLVIDLAGAVLTTAYTNFGHERDYVFCIQTEFKMEEDVSVQGHFLLLPDVESLQVILEQIRLA, from the coding sequence ATGATCGACATACGGGACCTGGAGGCCATTCAGCTCGACGCGCTGCGCGAGGTGGCGAACATGGGCGCGGGGCATGCCGCGACCGCGCTCTCGCAGATGACGAAGAGCCGGATCATGATCACCGTGCCGCAGCTCCAGGTCGCACCCCTGGAGGAGGTGCCGGAGCTGCTGACGAGCTCAGAGGAGGTGGTGGCGGCGGTGCTGATGCACATGCTGGGCGACCTCACCGGGCGCACGCTGCTGATCTTCCCCCGCAACTCGGCGATGCGGCTCTCCGAGATCCTGCTGCACCGCCCCGCGGGGAACTCGCACGTCTTCGGCGAGCTGGAGCAGTCGGCCATCAAGGAGGCCGGGAACATCCTGTCGGCGGCGTACATGAACGCGCTCTCCGACTTCATGGGGCTCATGCTCCTCCCCTCCGTCCCCTCGCTGGTCATCGACCTCGCGGGGGCGGTGCTCACCACCGCGTACACCAACTTCGGGCACGAGCGCGACTACGTCTTCTGCATCCAGACGGAGTTCAAGATGGAGGAGGACGTCTCCGTGCAGGGGCACTTCCTCCTCCTCCCCGACGTGGAGTCGCTGCAGGTCATCCTCGAGCAGATCCGCCTTGCCTGA